The following DNA comes from Notolabrus celidotus isolate fNotCel1 chromosome 12, fNotCel1.pri, whole genome shotgun sequence.
AAAGGAGTTTGTAGTTTTAAACTTTGTGTAAATGACCAAGAACGTTATATTTACAATATAAAGTGAGGTGATGTGATGTCTTGCAGCGACAGGCCGTATGTCTCTGACCGTTCATCCATCGAGACGCTCTCCAGTGCTAATGCAGCCGGCCGCATCCAGAGAGAGCACATCAGAGAGGAGCtcagcctgcaggaggaggcaGACAACATCATGGCCCTACAGTCAGGTCAGGATCATAGCCTGTATAAAACACAGATGCAGTCTCTGTGACGTCTCCTATTGATTCCTGAAAATACATTATGAAGCTAAATGATGGAGGGCGCCAAGAGAAAACTTAAGCTTTGGGGCCAGGCTTTAAAAATTTTATAATCTGCAGGGGCAGAATAGGCATGTTAACATGAGACCTAATGTAGATTCCTGGGttagtcagcctcaagtggacactttgggaactgcagtcttttgcacttctgcattggcttcatttttcaacactgcagGTCTGCACTTGGTCTGGAACTTTAGAACTTATCACATACTGCACAGAAAATATTGAGTTTTCTAAAGGATTTCTAAGAAGTTTTAAATCATGCAGTGCAGTTTGGATGTGTTGATAATGAAAGATGGTTTGAAATTCTTTACTGTAAATTGCCATCCCAGAGGAGACTTATCAGTGGCTGAGAATGTAAACAATTTGTTCCTGTAGTGAGAACCCAGACCTCTGAGACGTGACTCAAGAGCTCTGAATTTTTGAGGAAATGCTTCTCAGTTTTCTGTTTCTTAATGTTTGAAGccacaaaaaataaacacaactaaAATGGGTGATGGAGGTTTTGTCTCACTGTCCAAATAAGTATCATTAGATAATCTTCTGCAGTCTGAATGTGTCAGTATTTCAGTGATTCTTGTTTCATCTCTTCTTGTAGTTTGAGGAGTGTCTTGTGAATATCCACAGATGTCTTGATCTCTCTCTGAGACGATCAGGTCGCATTTAAGAGATCTTAAATTAATACACATCTCCTTTTAATCTCTTGTCCAGCCTGCTGCACAGTTTTGACTGAGCTTAGTCTGGATGACACATCTGCTCACCACATTGTGCTGGTAAGGGAGACAGTTCAGAAAATGGAAATCATTAAGCACAAAGTCCACCTTTaggaaaaataacaatacatatgaaacattttcaaacatgtcTTCTGTTCCTATGATATTCCTTTCTCAGGAAAACGGGGTCTACATCATTGCAAAGCTTATTTTGCAGCAAAACTCAGGACCAAAGCTCACATCTCTACAGGTAAGCATTATATAATAGAATGATGAATGGATGAAGCTGTTAAAACCAGCAGAGGCTAACTCATTTGTTTGTGTATCTGCAGTGCTATGTGTTTCGGACCCTCAGGTTTCTCTTCAGCGTGGaaagaaacagacatttatttAAGAGGTGAAACTTTTTTTACTTGAGAaagaacatcattaaaacatccagtTCTTGTCATGCATaagctgtttctgttttgcaGCTTCTGGTTCTCTGTTTTGgaaaaatgtctctttaaatgttctcTGATGCCGTTATGTAATCCTTCCTCCTTTCAGACTCTTTCCCACAGACCTCTTTGAGATGTTTATTGATGTTGGACATTATGTTCGAGACCTTGCGGTCTATGAGGGACTGCAAACCAAAGTTTCACTCTACACTGTAAGAGAGGTTTATAAATAGATCAGTTTATTTATATGGTTTATGGGTGTTAGATTAAAGGAAGTATTACTGTTCTGTGGTCTGTGGGGGGATAGATAAACATATGGGTGACAAAGAGGTTTCTTTAACTCTGTGTTTTATGACGCAGCAAGAGGAGCTGGACAGTCTCAGAGAGAGCATTGACACTGTGGACCAGAACCGCCCTCCCCTTAAGGTCATCAATGGTTACTCCATACTGGACCACCTGGGTACCGGGGCCTTTGGGAGTGTCTTTAAGGTATGAGTCCCGAAACTGACGGCATCTGcattcatgtttatttaaagatctCTTCATCTTCGTGCAAAAGTGTGTTCGGTGGTGAaactagcggtctaagcaccccacagacagaggctatagtcctcgtcccaGAGTTTGCCAGTTCGGCTCCCAGctgcaaccatttgctgcatgtcttccccccactctctactccccatgtttcctgtctctcttcggctgtcctatcaataacgCCAAAAATAAGCCCCAAAAGTGCATGAGGTGGTTTACACTAAGTGTTATTGGTTCTGATTATTCTACTCAATGACAGGTCCGAAAGCAGAGTGGTCAGAACCTGCTGGCTCTGAAGGAGGTGAACCTTCATAACCCGGTGTTTGGCAACGACAAGAAGTCCAGAGACAGCAACGTGGAGAAAATCATCTCTGAGCTTTCAATCATCAAAGAACAGGCACACAGTTTCACTTTGAATCGTTCAAATCTTAATGTATTACCATTCTGAGCGTGTGCAGCCATATTTCATGCTGTTTgcatgtttcttcttttctagATGTCACATCCGAATGTTGTTAAATATTACAAGACATTCTTGGAAGGTGAGGATAACATTCTTTAAACAGCTCTCTCCAGAATCACGGTAAGGAAAGAATGATCCAACAACAAGAGGTGCTACTGTTTCAGGTGAGAGGCTGTACATCGTGATGGAGCTGATCGAGGGCGTGCCGCTGGCTGAACACTTCAACTCGCTGAGGGAGAAGCAGCAGGAGTTCACAGAGGACAGAATCTGGAATGTCTTCATACAGGTAAATAAACTTCAAATCTAGCTGTTTGGGAAAACAAATATCTTACTTTGGAAGATTTGTTGCCTTTTGAGCGGGTCATCCAAAGTGTCCCCTACAGAGTCTGTGTCCTGGACTTCAGTAACAACACTTCTGAATGAGCATCATTAACAAAGTCAGCATGAAAACATCTGAGTCTCTCATCTTGTAACTTAACTACAAACTGATTGCCTCCATGTTGTCTTAGATGTGTCTTGCATTGAGGTACCTTCACAAGGAAAAGAGGATAGTCCACAGAGACCTCACGCCAAACAACATCATGCTTGGAGAAAAGGACAAAGTCACCATCAGTGAGTGTGGATTCAAGGCTTTCCACTCATGCTGCCTCGTCTTATTATAAAAGTTAACCTTGTGTCTTTTCTCTGCCTGCAGCTGACTTTGGCCTGGCAAAGCAGAAACAGGAGAACAGCAAGCTAACGTCAGTGGTCGGCACCATCCTTTACTCCTGGTGAGGAAATACGTCTTGAGCATCCAGCAGCTGATATGTATtaatctcagtctgtttcattaccagtAAAAAacctccccacaggagctttaatgtgaggTCTAGTGGTGAAAGGGTTTGTCAGAGACGAATACATCATGACGTGAGGTccctttatttttgtgtgtttcagcccAGAGGTTGTGAAGAGCGAGCCGTACGGAGAGAAAGCCGACGTCTGGGCTTTGGGCTGTATCCTCTACCAGATGGCAGCTTTACAGCCTCCTTTCTACAGCAGCAACATGCTGTCGCTGGCCAGCAAGGTTTCAAAATAACACACTGTTTAAATGTTTTCCCCCTGTTGAATCTGAATATTATTTTCCTCTTATTGTCTCAGATCGTCGAGGCTGACTATGAGCCAATCAAAGACGGGGCATTCTCAGAGAGACTCACAGAGATGATCAGATGGTGAGGGTATTTTTAAATGACTTGTTTTGAAGTGTTGTTGCATCTGAAGCACAGATGGAGTATCTAAATTTAAAAGATCCCTTAGTTTtaagttttgaagccaaaacttttgaAATAGACGTTAAATCACTCATCCCTCTTGCTGTGCTGTCATGTGACTTCCTGTCAGGTGTTTGAGTCCAGATGCAGACCAGCGCCCGGACATCGTGGACGTCAGCTCCAGGATCTCTGACCTCATGATGAGGCTGATGGATGGACTCTTCACTTCCCAGAATGCActggagaggagagcagagagagacaggaaacgagCGCAGAAGTACTTTGTGGAAAGGCAACGAAGCAGAACGGACTGCTGTCACTCAGACCTGTGTCAGGTAGACTAGAATCTAAAACTCAACAGGGTTTTATGAGGGACTACATAGTTTAAACTTCTTGTTGTTCACACATGCTCTAATGAAATATTGAAGCGCTCTTGTTATTTTTGCTATGAATTTTTAAATACATCCTGTTTTTTTGCAGGAGCAAGCCTTGATGAACGAAACCCCGACTCCACGCTTTTCTGCAGCCTGCACTTTGAACCACAGCGAGCTGAAAATCAAACACGGTCAGACTTCACACAGACTTAGAGAACTTTGACATTAAAGTTGTAACGTGTTATAAATagtttcatgtgtgtgtcttcagatGATGCTTTGGATGGTGAAGTTGAATCATGTGATGCCCTCACAGGGAAACACCACGGTAAGATTCCCTTAAATTAGTCACTCAGTGCATGAAAAGTAAAACACTTCACTGCAGCAAAAGTGTGTCAAAGTGGCGGCAGGAAGCAAGAAGACACTGTGGCAGCTTAACTATGGTGTCTAAATAGCAATTAGCATGTTCATTTTTTACCTTAGTTGATGGTGATTCATGCATTAATGCTGACAGCCCTGATTTTAAGTTTGCTTGATTCCCTGTGATGTGAATTTGTCATGATTTGATCTCTTGGATTGCTTTGTTTATTGAAAGGATTAAAGTCCAGGGCCTGTATTACACCTGACCAAACTGCATCCAGGTGAGTGAAAAATGTCACTTATTTCTGTGTGGTCATGAGAAATTCATCCAGAGCTTCATTGCTGTCAGATGAGTTAAATATGCTGCACAGTGACATGGATTATCtatgttaaaaacagaacataagACTGAAAAAAGCTTTGAGATACAAAGAAAATTTAAAGACGTTTGTTGATATCAAATGAAATGATGTCCCAATTTGAAATCTTGTTTATTTAGGTGACTGGTTAAGAAGGATGTGACCCTGGGCATTTAAGTCATGCTGTATCTTATCACATTTAATGATCTGTTCTTTCAATCTTCCGTCTTTCAGCGAGGATCACACCACTGCACAGATCAAACCCAGACCAGGTACCTTTGCCTCAAATATCATGACAAAATAAGTTATGACACATCACTTAAATCTAGATATAAATGCATAATTAACCTATATCTGAGGAGTTTTATGTAAAATAGGTCAATGTTGTTTATTTAgcctcagtctgtgtgtgtgtgtttttgctcttCCCTCAGTGTCAGCAGGGATCTGCGTCTCTCAGAAGAAGCTCCGGCAGATTGATGACCCCATTCAGAGACTCCTCGTGCAGCTGCACaaaatcatcttcatcactcaGGTACAGTAAAAGGACAGCATTCCCTACATCTGTTTAGATATGTGTTCTTATCACATTAACTTCAGTCAGTAATATTTATAAAGAGGGTCTAACCAAACTGATAGACATTACTTTTATGATTATAAAAGACACTTGGGTATTAACCTTTTGCTAATCTCATAAAATTAGTGATAAAACATAATTATCTGTTATATGAAGGTTTGACATTCCCTGTTTTTCCAGCTTCCTCCATCCCCATACCACAACATCAAACGACGTCTCATCGAACGGTTTAAAAAGTCTCTGTTCCACAGCGGGAGCGATCCGTACAACCTGAAGGGGGAGCTCAGCAAGGTTTGTATGATCCACAAACAGTCTGAACTAAAGTGCAAGTTAGTTTGCTTATTCTGTCCAACGAACACCCCAAAATGAAGCTGGGAACAAATGAGTTGCTGGAACAAGACATTTGGGTTGAAAGAAGCTTGATTTCAGCTTGAATCAGATTATATTACCATCAAAGTCTTCCTGACATTTCTGAAGTACTCTGTGCATATTTATCAGATACAAGAGCACATGAAGCcttcattaaaataaagaaaattagCTCATGTCAAGTGAGATGTAAAACAAGGAGGAGTACCCACATGCAGAATGAGATTTAttaacaaaagatgaaacaaaaacGTACTTAAAAAGTCCAAACAAATTAAATCCAACAACTGTCGAGGAGCACTGGAAGTAGGTCTGTGCATGGAACACATGCAAGGATGTAATGAACCAGAAACACAGGGACTAAATAAACACCaggtaacgagcaacaggtgtggacccaggtgaaactaatgagggtaattaaagtggagggaaacacacacaagggcaggaagtaaaactaaaccagacacacagggatcaagaactacaaaataaaacaggaagcacaatAGACTTAACCAAGAAACAGaagtaagaaaacaaaataaaacaggaaatctaagaaaatacaaaactaatcTACAACAAGAGAGTCGTCCTTAACCAAGAATCTCCTTTCTGCTCTGTAGCTCCTCCAGGCCTCTCCAGACCTGATGGAGTTTGGCTCCACCACTTCAGATTGGTGGCCTCTGGTCCAACACTTCAGTGAAAACCCCAACACTGCTGACCACACAGGTAAGAGTTTTCACCTCAGTCACTGAAGTAAATTCATACCTTGATGTTAAACTTTTAATATAGAAAGAtctgtttgttctctttctcGCAGGTGATGGGAATCTCAAAGATGGAGTCACCTATCAGCAGATGCAGGTCAGTTTATATGATGACGGTTGGAGTTGTGTTGAAGTCCCCCTCTTACCATTACTACATTCTTTTATCGTACAATTTTTAGAAGCCATAACCAGGACAGTAACTTAGCCTTAGACCAAATTCTGTAGCTGTATTTAATTTGGTACAAGGATCTTTAATTTCTTTATGGTCATATTGAACATCTTGTAATGTCATTCCCTGTACCATATACTCTCTCAGGCGATcattgaggagctgctggaggaaaaCAGCTACTACGAGGCATCAAACTCCAGGTGACCTGAACATTTACTCATCTGTCAAACACCAGACACCTAAAGTTCAGTCAGTTACCATCAGTGTGTTGGAGCTAATGTACTTTTCAATCATTAGTCAAGTTCAATAACAGTTTATTTCTAAAGCACATTTAAGAACAGTCTCAGatgaccaaagtgctgcacaagcctgaaaacacaaagtgcaaaagtacataaaaacagaatagCTGAGTTATAAAATGTTAAGACGTAAAGCTCATCTGAGGTGGGATTTGAGAGTTCAGAGTCTTATAAGTTcacttttcatctccctctgagCTGTTAAAGCCTCGCCTGTAATCTAGGGCGAACTGTTTGCTGAGAACAAACTGTAAACAAAAGTGGGATTGTCTAAAAAGTCAAGGATTATGAGTAATGTGAGAAATCATGACATCAAAACTGAATATTGATTTTTAAtaatgcttgtgtgtgtttcctgtttgtggTTGGATCCCAGAGAGAAGAGATGATCAAGGAATGTGGTGACGACTTTCAATATTCATCCTCAgatgtcacagcagcagctggaaAATCAGAAATTTATTGCAGTGTGGAAAGATTTTCATCCACCTGCTTCcacaaagaaaaaggaaaactcATGTCTTCTTGACATGTAACTACAATTTGGGATGCATTGATGTATTGGTTGTGCATTAATGGCTGATTCTTTACCTGTTAAAAGGCATCAGGCCATCAGAACATGGAGTGAGATGGACCGATGCCATTAGCCgatgtgtaactgctgtgttgCATTACTTTCATGCTTTAAACCAAACGGAAGATTCAGAGAAGAGGGTTTTTATTTACCTGTGGGGCAAACCCAgtttttttttgggtcaaaCCTTTAAGGAAATGGTGGCAGTCGTCTCTGAGAGAGATCTGAGACATACTGTTTGTAAGACATGTTCCAGTAATAATTCAAGAGGAGGGGCTACTTGCAGCAACTCAATACTTAGCttgttatgttgttatatacTAGCTTGAACATTAAAATCGAAGCTGACATGTTAAAGCCACCACACCACACATTTCTCAGGCAATCATCAACATTGTTTTGGTGATAACGCCTAACATCAGATATAAATGGCCGTCTTGATCAAACAGCAGTGTAAATTCCAAAGAATTGTTCCTCTGTAAACCTCTGAAGATTATTTAATGTGCGTACACTGTCTTTAGATGTTTGTTTGTAATGAAGCTTGATTTGAGTTCTTTCTGTCTGATCAGTCCACGATAAGCTCCTCGTATAAAAGTAACCAAACCTCAGACTAGTTTGTCTGCAGGTCCAGCTCCAGATACTCTGTTTGTCTGACTCTAGCTCTTTAAATCCTCAGGACCAgactcagctgtttgtgtgtttaaactcctctctgcaggactgCACATCGCAGCGTGTGTTGAATGGATGCAAGCCAAACTTCCTCACTTtcaaagagctgcagctttgtgcagacttaaagaataaaagcgggtcaaatgttttgatttttaccACCTTTTGCTGAACTTGAACTAAATCCACATGCACTTTGAGTTACTCTCCTCATTTTCACTTTAAGCAACCTGTGAAGaatgttttttgcattttatccTGTGTGTTCTTTCACTGTCATTTTGAAATGTGGAGGGCAGCAGAGGGGACACTTTCTCATGCACTTTGATCCAAAAGGGATTCATCTGTTTAATCTGACGGTTTCAAATGATGTACTAAATAAACAATATTTAATGCAGACAACATGCAGTGCTGAACATTTGTCTTTATTACAGAAAGGGTAAACATTATTTGTCGGGGAAACATGCCAGATaaaacatgcatgtgtgcaAATATTTAGATCTTTTATTTAGAAGTAGCACGAcaataatgtaaaaataaacacattcaacACATCACTGAGGTTAAAGTGCAGCGGCTTCGTCAGCGTAAAATACACTTCCAGTATAAACAGTAGCTACTTGTTTGAAATTAAGCCTCTCCTGGGACAAATTTGGAGTCTCATTATTGACTTTCTTGAATCTGTTGCACaactatctttttattttatctgcagAAGATGAAGCCAGTTATGACAATGTGGTATGTTAGTTATAAAAACGTTGTTAAGTGGTTCCCAAACTAGCTTCTTTAGAGTGTCACGGGGTATTCTGAGAGATTTGTAGATAATAAATGAGACGAAGCAGAACAAATAAAGTTTGCCAAAAAGTATGATTTAATTTTTTGGGGATGTTTCTCTAACATCattctctctttgtttattttggatggatattAGATATTTTAACTCCAGAGAGAACATACTGAAATACTCAAGGGTCCCAAACtagactgtgttttttttgtaagagGTCATAAGCCAAAGCAGTTTGTAATATACTATATTTTATAAGCGTATCACATCTTTCTTTGATCCTGTCTTTAAGAGTTTTGTGTTATAACATTCTTCCTGTCACATTTGCACAGTAGACTTTACATGTCAACTCAACTTTTACCTGAAGAAGCTGCCTgtgtatcttttaaaaaaacaaagataacatgatttatttattaaagagaCAGCCTTTAGTAAAACTCAAAATCCCAGCAGCAGTTAAACTACAGCTTCTTTCTACCTAAATAAGGGCTCCATGTATCACTCACAGGATAAAAAGTGATTGCAGCATTTTCAGTGCTGCAGTGTAGTTGCTCACTTCAACCACAGGGGGCAGTGCAAGCCATGATTTAAAGAGAGGAGGACCAGATCTGCTGCTGAAGTAACCCAAGTCGTCACTTCAGATAATGAAAGACACAATACAACCAAATCCAGTACACAAAACTTTAATGGACCAACAAAACGTATGAAAAGTGATCTGTTCCAGGTTTAATACTTTTGTACAACATGAAAAAGTTCCACTTATGGAAGATGTAGGCACATGAGTTCTTACAGTACACATAGAATAttttaaacatataaaaaaacatctttgtgtTTCATGGAGGGGTTAGATTTCAGGCACAGATGTCCTCTTAATTTCAGATTTGCTAACAATGAGACAGAGCTGCTGTGAGACGCTTTGTCAAACATTAGACCTTTATTCTTGTATTTCTTTCCCTCCTGATCAGAGGATAGAGAGATTTttaatcagtgtttgtttgaagtCTTCTGTTTTGTATGGAAGCCCTGAGCGGACATGAatctgtacattttatttacttatttttttctgtgataaCAAGTAAATCTAAGTTGTTTGTCGTGGTCAGActttataatcaataatatatatatgttgtaagatatgtttattttttacctctttaattttaattttaagagctaataactttttaataattgatattttataggctcttgtttgctttatattttctttgcactgtctactttgctatgGTGACACTtgaaatttccccgttgtgggacgagtaaaggactctcttatcttatcttatcttttctctCGAGATCTTGTCAAATTTTGTAACTTCGGTTGAACATTCCTCATCGGTGACCAgcttactgttttgttttcttaatcaCCAGAAAATCATGATCAGGAGCAAACAAGCCCACTTCTCCTGAGTCTACAGTGACAGTaaggctaaaggctgatttatacttctgtgttgaatcaacggcgtaccctacgccgggggtccgcgtagctcccgtacctacgccgaggcctacgcacgtagctgacatgcacctcctccaaaatgtaactccctgtagagccgacgcggaccgcaagctctgtgattggtccgctcggcggctttgtctttcccgcatttacagcacttccaggatcccggacatcggccgcacatcgtccgtgtatttcatctcctcctctctattcttcatgtaatcatgtctgtatgataaacagcaacatgtatcagctgtagattaacataacacgatctgaatcgctgtggaaaagtaaacagagatcgtaacgggaccggaaacaggcgaccggctatcagagagaccgcactgccctcaggcgtttcagaGGCGAATTGCtacgcgacacagacacaccgacgcacaagtatgtggagctcatgtctgcgtcagcccctgctgcgtagggctgacgcaggctgatttatacttctgcgttgaatcaacggcgtaccctacgccgggggtccgcgtagctcccgtacctacgccgaggcctacgcacgtagctgacgtgcacctcctccaaaatgtaactccccgtagaaccgacgcggaccgcaagctctgtgattggtccgctcggcggctttgtctttcccgcatttacagcacttccgggatcccggacatgtgtatttcatctcctcctctctattcttcatgtaatcatgtctgtatgataaacagca
Coding sequences within:
- the nek10 gene encoding serine/threonine-protein kinase Nek10 — its product is MLKMSNPVKKVRQGEKQPLKSRGSQSKESNDLRRLQSLLAKRSPRQEVAALSHSKAVRSSGASRSQGPHSPKDNNRLKSGGEVNSEAAELEKFSITYRDQRSFSSHALHTLFSDILTCLVKNRLCSEWIDHAPPESVLRVLICLRLLIRDPQHQKILHQLQGINSLARYMESVAALYISCGEQAFAGQKLVTMTYMFQKLSAAAAETQRVCVIQSGAHRTLVKLLSTTDSSVLLGALLALTTLAESPECKEEIGQLQIVENLLVILQEYDLLSKRMSAELLRLLSPVRQVRDQVRGLEGLPVLLSLLHSQHLKLLWSVAWVLVQLCEDADTRAEIRSWGGVQQLLRLLSSDRPYVSDRSSIETLSSANAAGRIQREHIREELSLQEEADNIMALQSACCTVLTELSLDDTSAHHIVLENGVYIIAKLILQQNSGPKLTSLQCYVFRTLRFLFSVERNRHLFKRLFPTDLFEMFIDVGHYVRDLAVYEGLQTKVSLYTQEELDSLRESIDTVDQNRPPLKVINGYSILDHLGTGAFGSVFKVRKQSGQNLLALKEVNLHNPVFGNDKKSRDSNVEKIISELSIIKEQMSHPNVVKYYKTFLEGERLYIVMELIEGVPLAEHFNSLREKQQEFTEDRIWNVFIQMCLALRYLHKEKRIVHRDLTPNNIMLGEKDKVTITDFGLAKQKQENSKLTSVVGTILYSCPEVVKSEPYGEKADVWALGCILYQMAALQPPFYSSNMLSLASKIVEADYEPIKDGAFSERLTEMIRWCLSPDADQRPDIVDVSSRISDLMMRLMDGLFTSQNALERRAERDRKRAQKYFVERQRSRTDCCHSDLCQEQALMNETPTPRFSAACTLNHSELKIKHDDALDGEVESCDALTGKHHGLKSRACITPDQTASSEDHTTAQIKPRPVSAGICVSQKKLRQIDDPIQRLLVQLHKIIFITQLPPSPYHNIKRRLIERFKKSLFHSGSDPYNLKGELSKLLQASPDLMEFGSTTSDWWPLVQHFSENPNTADHTGDGNLKDGVTYQQMQAIIEELLEENSYYEASNSREKR